DNA from Streptomyces rishiriensis:
AACCTGCGCACCGGCGGCCTCGGCCTCGGCCGTCGGGCGCCCGAGCAGGTCCGGGAAGCCCGCGACCGCGTGTACACGCTGTTCCCGGTGCTCGCCGAGCGCGGTCGGCAGGCCGCCGGTCTGCTGTCCGGGGGAGAGCAGCAGATGCTGGCCATCGGCCGGGCGCTGATGGCGGCACCACGACTGCTCCTGCTCGACGAGCCCTCCCTCGGCCTGGCCCCGCGCATGGTGTTCCGGATCGCCGAGGTGATCCGCGAGATCAACGACCAGGGGACGGCCGTCCTGCTGGTCGAACAGAACGCGGGCATGGCGCTGTCCCTCGCCGACCACGCCTACGTTCTGGAAGTGGGCGAGGTCCGGCTGTCCGGTCCGGCCGACGACCTCGCGCGCACGGACGCGGTACGGCGTCTCTACCTCGGTGACGACGCCGGCGACCAGGGGGCCGCGTGAGCCTGCGCCCCATCACCGACACCGCCCCGGACCGGCTCCCGGCGGCGGCGCCCCCGGAACTGCGGGTCCGGGACGTCACCGTGCGTTTCGCCGGACTGACCGCCCTGGACGCGGTGTCGTTCACCGTCGCCCCGGGTTCCGTGCACGCCCTGATCGGCCCCAACGGCGCCGGTAAGTCCACCTGCTTCAACGTCCTGTCGGGCCTGTACAGGCCGGTGTCCGGGGAGGTCCGGCTCGGTGACGAGCCGCTCACCGGACGCGCGCCGCACCGAATCGCCGCACTCGGCGTGGCCCGCACCTTCCAGAACATCGTCACCACCGAGGGCACCGTCGCCGACAACCTCATGCTCGGCCGCCACATCCTGTCCCACGCGGGCTTCGCCGCGACCGCCCTGCGTCTGCCCCGGGCGGTACGCGAACAGCGCGCCCACCTCGCGCGGGCCCGGGAGATAGCCGAACTCACCGGACTGGCGACCCGCTTCGAGACACCCGTCGCCCTGCTGTCGTACGGCGACCGCAAACGCGTGGAGCTCGCCCGCGCCCTCTGTCTCGAACCACGCGTCCTGCTGCTCGACGAGCCCGTGGCCGGCATGAACGGCGCCGAACGCGCCCGGACGGCCGAGGTGATCGACACCGTCCGCGCGGAGCTCGGCCTGTCGGTCCTGCTGGTGGAACACGACATGGGCCTCGTGATGCGCCTCGCCGACGAGGTCACGGTGCTCGACTTCGGCCGGCGGATCGCCCACGGCACCCCCGACGAGGTCCGCCGCCACCCCGAAGTGCTGCGCGCCTACCTGGGCACCCCG
Protein-coding regions in this window:
- a CDS encoding ABC transporter ATP-binding protein, which encodes MPGVPPQERPALHVEGLDVTYGRALSALRSVSLTVPHGAVVALLGANGAGKSTLLRAVSGTLRLHRGTVTAGLVRYGDTVLDGRDPVAAVRAGVVQVPEGRRVFAGLTVEENLRTGGLGLGRRAPEQVREARDRVYTLFPVLAERGRQAAGLLSGGEQQMLAIGRALMAAPRLLLLDEPSLGLAPRMVFRIAEVIREINDQGTAVLLVEQNAGMALSLADHAYVLEVGEVRLSGPADDLARTDAVRRLYLGDDAGDQGAA
- a CDS encoding ABC transporter ATP-binding protein, with product MSLRPITDTAPDRLPAAAPPELRVRDVTVRFAGLTALDAVSFTVAPGSVHALIGPNGAGKSTCFNVLSGLYRPVSGEVRLGDEPLTGRAPHRIAALGVARTFQNIVTTEGTVADNLMLGRHILSHAGFAATALRLPRAVREQRAHLARAREIAELTGLATRFETPVALLSYGDRKRVELARALCLEPRVLLLDEPVAGMNGAERARTAEVIDTVRAELGLSVLLVEHDMGLVMRLADEVTVLDFGRRIAHGTPDEVRRHPEVLRAYLGTPGEDTPGEDTTAQGTTAQGTALEEETDSEGDPV